The Nocardioides houyundeii genome includes the window TCGGGCCCGGACGACCCTGCCTCCTTTGCCTGGCAGGTGCTGAGCACCCTGGCCGCCGACACCGAGATGGACCATGCCGACGGCAGGATCACCGTCCGACTCACGATGGCGTCCAGCATCGGTGAGACCGACCGCTGAGATGAGTCGGGAGCTGGGGGACTCCCTCGAGGTGCCGCTGACCGCGATCGAAGCGACCCGCCTTCGCAGCGCGGAGCTGTTCCTGGTCCTGCGCGACGAGACCGGTCCCGACCACGCGCGTGCGTGGGCGCGCGACGAGCTCGTCCACCTGCACCTGGCCCTGGTCGAGCACTGCGCCCGGCGCTTCCGCAACCGCGGCGAGCCCTACGAGGACCTGGTCCAGGTCGGCACGATCGGCCTGATCAAGGCGGTGGACCGGTTCGAGACCGACCGTGGGGTCGAGTTCTCGACCTACGCGACGCCGACCATCATCGGTGAGATCAAGCGCCACTTCCGCGACAAGGGATGGGCGATCCGGGTGCCCCGCCGGCTCCAGGAGCTGCGCATGCAGATCAGCGGCGCCTCCGGCGAGCTCACCCAGCGGCTGGGCCGCTCCCCCACGCCTCGCGAGCTGGCCGAGGAGATCGGCTGCACGGTCGAGGAGATCATCGAGGGGATCGAGTCCAGCAACGCCTACGCCACCTTGTCCCTGGACGCGGGGGACGACAGCGACGACGGTCCCCCGAGCATGATGGACACCTTGGGCATCGACGACGTGAACCTGGAGCACGTCGAGATCCGCGAGTCGATCAAGCCGCTGCTCGAAGGGCTGGATCCCCGGGAGAAGAAGATCCTGCTGCTCCGGTTCTTCAAGAACATGACCCAGTCCCAGATCGCGGAGGAGATCGGGGTCTCCCAGATGCACGTCTCGCGGCTGCTCACCCGCACCCTGGACCAGATGCGTGCGTCGCTGGAGTCGGACTGAGAGTCGTACTGAGAGTCGGACCAGCGGTCGACTACGGCTGCTCGCCCAGCGCGGCGAGACTGCGGGGGTGGAAGATCCCCACCAGGACGACGACTGCGACGACGGCCAGTCCGGCCGACAGCCACGGCACCGCGCCGCGATAGCTCCAGGCCACGCCGAGCTGGATGAGCTGGGCCAGCACCACCGGGCTGCGGGCCCAGGAGCTCCGGCGCAGCAGGCTCTGGGCGCCGAGCACCAGGCCGGCGCCGTAGCAGGCGAAGAAGAGCGCGGTCGTGACTCCCATGGCGAGGCGACCGCCGTCCAGCGCGGCGATCTCCGCGAGTGCGAGCAGCACCAGCACGACCCCTTCGGCACCCACCACGGAGGCCACGATCGCCAACGGCACTGGAATTCTCCTGCTGCGCTCACTCATCACAGGCATTCTAGTTGTGACGGATGTGACGTTCCGAAGGGGTTGTGCAGACGCCCATCTCTTGGCACGCTGGTGATCGCGCTTGTGTTGGGCGTTAGCAGTCATGCGCCACACGATTTTCGCATGTTTGCGACCGGGTCCACCGACCTGACGTCGCCCTCCCCCAAACCCCAGGAATGAGGAACCCTCAGCCATGGATTGGCGCCATCGTTCTGCCTGCCTCGACGAGGACCCGGAGCTGTTCTTCCCCATCGGCAACACCGGGCCGGCCATCCTCCAGATCGAGGAGGCCAAGCAGGTGTGCCGACGATGCGAGGTTCGCGAGCAGTGCCTCGCGTGGGCCCTGGAGGCGGGACAGGACCACGGGGTCTGGGGTGGCTTGAGCGAGGACGAGCGCCGGGCCCTGAAGCGTCGCAACGCCCGCGCGCGCATCCGCACCGCCTGACGCGGTCCGGCGCAGGGCAGCGCTACTCGTAGGGGACGTCGAGCACGACCCGGGTGCCTCGGCCGCCCGGGGCGGGAGCCACCTCGATCTGGCCCCCCAGCTCTGACTCCACCAGGGTCTTG containing:
- a CDS encoding RNA polymerase sigma factor SigF; its protein translation is MSRELGDSLEVPLTAIEATRLRSAELFLVLRDETGPDHARAWARDELVHLHLALVEHCARRFRNRGEPYEDLVQVGTIGLIKAVDRFETDRGVEFSTYATPTIIGEIKRHFRDKGWAIRVPRRLQELRMQISGASGELTQRLGRSPTPRELAEEIGCTVEEIIEGIESSNAYATLSLDAGDDSDDGPPSMMDTLGIDDVNLEHVEIRESIKPLLEGLDPREKKILLLRFFKNMTQSQIAEEIGVSQMHVSRLLTRTLDQMRASLESD
- a CDS encoding WhiB family transcriptional regulator, which codes for MDWRHRSACLDEDPELFFPIGNTGPAILQIEEAKQVCRRCEVREQCLAWALEAGQDHGVWGGLSEDERRALKRRNARARIRTA